A single window of bacterium DNA harbors:
- a CDS encoding methyltransferase domain-containing protein, which produces MDVTSNVQSYYGETLQSTADLRTDACTTAAAPSPHVKAALSAVHDEVMSRYYGCGLAIPTELAGLRVLDLGCGTGRDVFALAKLVGPGGEVVGVDMTKAQLDVARRYEGWHAEQFGYAAPNTRFIEGELEHLDRLDLEPASFDLIISNCVINLCADKPAVFRSAHRLLKPGGELYFSDVYADRRVPEALVADPVLYGECLSGALYWTDFHRLTAAAGFADARVVDHRRLGILDPELAAKVDPIRFASITTRLFNLDGLESACEDYGQAVVYRGGIEGMERVFVLDAEHAIEAGRVFPVCGNTLAMLRDTRFAPYFDVVGSGETHLGLFPGCEAPDVFAEAGAADAATGGGGCC; this is translated from the coding sequence ATGGATGTGACGTCCAACGTCCAGAGCTATTACGGAGAGACGCTGCAGTCGACTGCCGATCTGCGGACCGACGCCTGCACGACGGCCGCGGCGCCGAGCCCACACGTGAAGGCCGCGCTCTCGGCGGTGCACGACGAGGTCATGAGCCGCTACTACGGATGCGGGCTCGCGATTCCGACGGAGCTCGCCGGGCTCCGGGTGCTCGACCTCGGCTGCGGCACCGGGCGCGACGTCTTCGCTCTCGCGAAGCTCGTGGGGCCCGGAGGCGAAGTCGTCGGGGTGGACATGACGAAGGCCCAGCTCGACGTGGCGCGGCGCTACGAGGGCTGGCATGCCGAGCAGTTTGGCTACGCCGCGCCGAATACGCGCTTCATCGAAGGCGAGCTCGAACACCTCGACCGGCTCGACCTGGAGCCGGCGTCCTTCGACCTGATCATCTCGAACTGCGTGATCAACCTCTGCGCCGACAAGCCCGCGGTCTTCCGATCGGCCCATCGGCTGCTGAAGCCGGGTGGCGAGCTCTACTTCTCGGACGTCTACGCGGACCGGCGGGTTCCCGAGGCGCTCGTCGCGGACCCCGTCCTCTACGGCGAATGCCTGTCTGGCGCCCTCTACTGGACGGATTTCCATCGGCTCACGGCGGCGGCCGGCTTCGCCGACGCCCGGGTCGTGGATCACCGACGTTTGGGCATCCTGGATCCCGAGCTCGCCGCGAAGGTCGATCCGATCCGCTTCGCGTCGATCACGACCCGCCTCTTCAACCTCGACGGGCTCGAGTCGGCGTGTGAGGACTACGGCCAGGCCGTCGTCTACCGCGGCGGGATCGAGGGCATGGAACGGGTCTTCGTGCTCGATGCGGAGCACGCGATCGAGGCGGGGCGGGTCTTTCCCGTCTGCGGGAACACCCTGGCGATGTTGCGCGACACGCGGTTCGCTCCGTATTTCGACGTCGTCGGAAGCGGGGAGACGCATCTTGGGCTCTTCCCGGGATGCGAGGCGCCGGACGTCTTCGCGGAAGCGGGCGCGGCCGACGCCGCGACGGGCGGCGGCGGCTGCTGCTAG